From the genome of Rattus rattus isolate New Zealand chromosome 6, Rrattus_CSIRO_v1, whole genome shotgun sequence:
TTAGATAGAAATTTACATAGAAGAATATCCAACAATCAAAATTTAGAatacttttcaaagaaagatatGTTAGCACATGTAtacaatctcagcactgagaaagtgaggcaagaggatcaggagttcaaggccagcttcagtaAAATAGTGAGTTCAGGGTAACTGAACTGAGACTTGAGATCCTGAGACCCTGAGATCCCGTTTCAAAAAGCctaaacactgaaataaaataaacacaattaaaataatagaatatagTTTCAACAACTTTCTGTGATTTcactattattaaaaaaataaacaataatgtaAATATACCAGCAGATGACTTGATTTGTAAGAGACCCTTTATAAAGCAGAGTAGTTTATGGTTATTAATGGTGTTTCTGGGGCTGGGagtataactcagtggtagacaTGTCTAAGGCCTTGAGTTTAATCTTGAGCACCCAAAATTCCTAAAACCCAACTATTCAACTCCCCCAAAAAATGTTGCTTCAGTGTCTGAGGGTATGCCTGGGTAGTAGGTGCTTGCCTGTCAGTGCTAGGTAGGTGCTTGCCTGGCTCTCGGTTCCATTCCCAACACACAAGGACAGAACAAAACGAAAGTGAGTTATCACATGACACTAACCCTTTCCATACCACTATCCCTTTGCTCCCCAAATCATGTGAGGCAGCTATACTTTGCACATACTAGAAGCCTGGACCATGGATTCTGGAAGCAGACCAACAACCCTAGTGCATCTTTCTTTAGACAGGTTtcacttactatgtagcctggtTGCCTGGAACTCTCTAGATCAGGCAACTCTTGAGTTCATAGAGATTTgctgtgctgggactaaaggtgtgtaccattaTGCTTGGCTCCCAGCTGCATTTTACACTGGTCATATCACCGTGGTCAAGGGCACATATCTTCCTCTGCTTTGGTttcctcacttaaaaaaaaaaaacactcaccTCAGTGAGTTGTTGTGAGGATTTAGTGTGTAGGAAGTGCTAAGAACCCTGCCTGGCATTAGAGTAACCTCCTTAGTGTTGGTTCTTAGTGACCTTAATAATTACCATGTACCACACTTGAGCAATCTGCTCTCAATTGCACAAAACTAACCACTAGATCACGCTCTTTGTCCAGAGCAATAATACAGCTTATACCTCAGATTCCCCTTTCCCACAGGTAAGTCACAAATAGGTAAGTGCACAATTTACATAGAAAGTGCACCTAAAGTCAATTACAATATGAGaactcattattttaaaaagcaaagttttgtttgtttgttttaagactaACTAGCTCATTCTGGCCACCAATTCCAAGATcctttgcctcagccttcttAATGCTTGGATCCTAAGTGTATACTATCTGTCTGGCTCAAAGCAATTTTTGTAGATAGAGATGAAAACAGAAAGTTTCACTTACTTGGAAACAAGAGAGAGAACACTGAAAGTAGCATTTGGTATAAAATGTGTCTTTTGGAGTTGGTTATTAGATCAGATATTTGTAAGGCCCAAATTTCAACAAACTGCTAAGtagtcaatttctttctttgtgatgtGCTCTTGGGTTCACACTGTATTCATAATCACAGCCAAGTGCCTTATAAAGGTGTAGAAGGGACGCCAGCAGGAGAACCACATGAGAGAGAAGGTGGAGTTTAGCAATGCACATTCCCTGATTCTGGATGCAGGGAAGGTAGGGTGGGGGTGTTAATTGGGCCAAGATATCACAGTGTTGTCTGCTCTGTACTGCAGAAACATCATCAAAGCTATAGTACATGTGTCATTACTAAAATGAACTGAAGACCAGATTGGCCTTTTGGGAAGGAAGGGggcaagggaaggaaaaagaacatgaaagaagAGAGCATTTGTCTTTCATGATTAGATTTGGCTGGAAAAAAAGCACTGTGATGAATAAAAGCAAGGATCCCCCCAGTCTTCATTCTGCACACCCATGGTACTCAGCTTGGGGAGTGACATGCTCATGGCACCGTGCCATTGGCATGTTTTACACACAACTACAGCAAGTAAAAAGGGGCACAGAGCACTAAGGAGacacaatcccaccaacaattccACCACAGAAATCAAAAGATGACTCTTACCTCCACTGAGAATAATGACAGCTATAAATATGGCCAAGTCACTGTCATCTAATTCCAGTGCATTGAACTTCACAGCAAACTCAAACTTAGGCTCCATAAAGTCACCAAAGGGCTTCCGCAGGCTTTTGAGGAACTCCCTGGTCATGAATCCTTGTCCCTCTGATATGAGGACTCCATCTTTATTCATCAGGGAGGCCAGCATGGTGTAGATGATCTCATGGACACCATACTTGAGCAGAGTCACTTGGTCATTCAAGTCAAGGTTAATGAAACCGGGGATATTTTTGGCATACTCTGTGATCTCTTGCACAGCTTCCACGGATCGAAACTGGCACCCTTGAAAAATGCGGATGGCCACCTCTTTGCTCTGCTCCTGCAGGGGGGTGATATGTTTGAACTTGATTTTATCTTCTCCCATCATTAAGGAATTCATGTCGTAGATGACAAATGGCTGCAAATGAGAAGGGAAAGCGGCTGAGTCCCTTGTTCTGCGAGAGCATCGCCCTAGTTCCCGAGGACTATTTTGTATGAACGTCTTTGCTCTGATGGGTAAACGGGTGAGAGATGATGGCACTTAAACAGGAGAGAGGGCTCTTCCTACTCATCATTAGGATCTGCTGAGGCCAAACATTTTATCAACTCCAAGCTTTAATCCCTTCAACTTATACTGCCACTGTTACCCCAGGAATGACTAAAACGACAAAAAAATCTGTTGACTTTTTTGAATTTCAAGAGAATATacacaccatatgaacaacaatgccaaccaaccagagcttccagggactaagccactacccaaagactatacatggactgaccctgggctccaacctcataggtagcaatgaatggccgagtaagagcaccagtggaaggggaagcccttggttctgccaagactgaacacctagtgaatgtgattgttggggggagggcggtaatagggggaggatttggaggggaagcccatatagaggGGTTaagagggggatgttggcctggaaaccgggaaagggaataacaatcgaaatgtaaataagaaatattcaagttaataaagataaaaaaaaaagagagaatatacaTTTAgcctttgttaaaaacaaaaaaataattaaagcatcTTATAATTGAAAAGGCCCACCTGAACATAAACTAATCTTGCAGCTTTAGATTAAATATACTGAGACCACAAAGGAAACACTGTGAACATATAAAATCTAtttcactataaaaaaaaatcacccaaagCAGATTAAAAATATTGAGCCaagaaaatgtctgttttctttctatgctCTGGAAGCCATCTGTTTCAGGAAATGCAGCTGTAGCAGGCCTGCGGGTTAAACAATGCAAAAAGTGGTAAAATAAAATGGTTTGAGCTTTGTACTTTTTGTAGTTTTGAGGACCGAACTACAGAGCCTCATGtgtgctaagcaaatgctctagcactgagctgcaGCCTCAGCTCCGAAAAGCATTTTACTATATCTGTTCTTAAGGatcaattaataaagaaaacaaatggatcAATCACGCAGGTTTATAAACAGGCTGCTTTGAAAAGTAATTCATGTTTGTCATGACACTCTAtccctatattttttttttttttaaaaaagaactagcCAAAGGCTTATGATCATTGTGAAACTCTCAAGGTTGATCAACTTGGAGGAGGAACACTTCATACTTATTAAATGTACTGAACCCCAGAAAGAGCTAACCTCAATGTTACTAAATAATTTCTATAGCTGAGCACTGGAACGAAAACAGGCTATCTGAGTCCTGGTTTTGGGTCTATGGTTAACTTTCCCCCTctccaaagatttattttctcttatgtgtatgggtgttgacCTGTATGCATATAAGGGTATCGTATGTGTATCTAGTGCTTATATATGTCAGAACAGTTCATCAGATCCCTTGAAATTAggattatagatggctgtgagccttgTCAGCTGCTGTGTGAGGACTAGTCAGCTATCACTTAGGGAAAGTCATTTACCCTTCCAAATTCTCAaggttttttgcttgcttgtttgttttgcttttctttttgttttgagttggggtttctctgcgtagccttggatgccctggaacttgctctgtagactaggctggcctcgaactcagagatctatctgcctctgcctcctgagtgctgggattaaaaacatgtaacACCATTGTTGGGAAGTTGACAAAATTGgaggtttccatttcttttctagaGGAGAGTCTAGTtgtatttttagtgtgtgtggtggctgtgcctgtgtgtgttatatatgacACATGATCATAAAATTCCTGATGTACTAAAAGCAAGTTCTTTGAGCAGAGGTTCTTAAGAGCTTCCCTAAAAGGCAagatggggtgggtgtgggttgCACAAGTGGCAAGATTAGCCAGCTTCAAGATATATTGGCTAGAGATTTAACTACGGACTCTTGCAGATAAGTGTTCCTGATCTCCACCAAGTTCAGTCTGTTCCACACTGAGAACTCTTAAACTGAGTAGATTTCCAAATGCTTCAAGGTTGGGTTGCTCTAGAAATACTGCTGCCCTCAGTACACTTCAGCCATAATGCTCATCACACCTCAGAGAGGAGAGCCTAGAGGGCTCAGAGGCAGCCTGCTTGCTGCCTTTGATTGTTAAATACAATCAGGAGCAAATCATGCTCACTGTTTCTTGGACATCTTGCTTCGGATTACCCTAAGTCTTCACAATTGGCATCATTaggaggaagaagataaagaaaaggctCAGTCAATTATAACAATGTAAATGTACTGTGCTAGTCCCGAGGGTCAGATTCTAACCTTGAGAAAAATATGAGTGGATGAAGATGATTTTACAGAACctagaagaaatgttttccttctccctgcctcccccttctctaCTGGTGTTCAAGGGGTATCATAgtgtattataatttatattaacaaaatattagTGACTTAACATTTTAAGATATGGCCTCTGGTAcctaacctaggctggccttaacctTGATATATATCAGGGGATGATcataaacttctgatcttcctgcttccacgtctctggtgctgggatttcacAGGGGTGCACTATCACACCTGGTTCACAATTTGCTGGGGATTTAGTACAGGGTTCCAAGCATGTCAAGTCCCTAGCTCCTTGACTTCCTTTATTCTCCTGAGAATATGAATGTGGACAACAGAGAAGGCAGTTCAACCAAACACACCGTATGACAGGTAACATGAACATAAAACCATCACCTCAGTTAGACATAACTGCTTGCTTAGAATGCTCAAGGCTTTGAGTTCCAACCCCAGGATGGAAAATACAAGCATAGAATCAGGACAGTGAACTACATCTTCACACCCAGGAAGACTGTACCCAGACTTGCCCCTTCAGCTTCCTGGTGAGCTTCTGCTCAGTCATGTGGGTTCTTGGCACAGAGTGTAAGCATCAGATTCTTTCACCTCCAAGTAAGCGATTTATCTGGAACTCTGCCCTGGTCCATCACCCTTGTGATTCTCCTTGACTTCCCCTGCCCCTCATATAAAGCCCCAGGTTCCTGTTTTTGAAGCTCTGGGATAGCTGAACATAGGGCACCAAATCCTGCTAATTTTCTCTCCCAATTTAACAACAATGAGACTTTAACCCCTTGGCAATCAGTGTTGGTCAGGATATCCTGGCAGTAAAACACtcaaggacagagaaaagagGCAGCACCCCCACCATCACTATGCCAAACCCGTacagttttggaaaaaaaaaaatagcccttCAGCATTTCTGATGTTTCTGAAAAAGTGGGGAGCTGGCAGAGAGTATGGAGTGTTGACATGCAAATGAACACCAGCAgggagtttgttgttgtttcctagttatattttattatgccgggctttttttgtttgtttgcttgtttgtttttgactgtGCATaaattctttctgcttctatgtGGATCTGTCAAACTGTAAGACTGATTCCCAGGCCACCAGCTTACAGTTCCCATACTTCAAAGGATCCACTTAGGCATCACTTTCACATCTCACTGGGACTTCCTCATCCTCAAACTGCCTAAGAAAGTAGTTAGTGGTTTGCCTGCCTATTGAGAACAGAGTTATTAACACTCTGCACCATGGACAGCCTTCTTTCGGTACAGTGTTCTTTATGAAACAAACTGTACATCTTTGATCACAAAGATTTCTGTACAAAGTTTTGATTTCTGTACAAAGTTAAGTGAGCCCTAGCATTTCGGATCAGCTTGTAGAGTGTCTTCTGATGACATACCATTTGCAGGGGCAGTCATGTCTTCAAAATTTGACtcagtttttttaaatctagtttaCAATGTATTTACCTTCAGAAACAGCATCAAATGGCTAGGTAGGCATATTACTTAGCAGGAACAAAAGCTACAACTAGACATGCTCAGGGGACCATCTAGGTTTTTTAGGATCCAAAATGCATAAAAACTATGCAAATGATAAGAACAAAATTCTTCCCAGAACAGTAGCCAAGGAAATGAGATATTCTGATGCCCAAGCTTTGCTGGCTACAGAAagattcttctttccttcctactttccttccttctctttctttagtaCTAGGGATTGGACATGGGGTTCATAAATACTAACCACAGCCTGTGATATTGTGTGGATGCACCTTTTAGTAATACATCAGCATGATAATATATGAGTTATGAAAGGGAATATACACAAAGTACTAAGTTCACAGCTCCTCTTGACTAATAAAACAACACATTAAAGGAGATAAATAGGAAAGTTTAACTAACACAGCTCAGGTTATTCTGGGTGATTTCTCTAGTTAGCCACATACATATCTGCATAGTACCTGACCTGCTCACAGAAATCACATGATAACAACAGTGTGGAATCACAGCTCAGTGGgagggaagccaggcatggtactGCTTGTTTGTGATCCTACAATTTAGGAGGTAAAGCCAGCAGAATCTGGAGCATAAGTTTAtcattggctacatagtgagttctaggtcagcatgggctacatgaaaccctgtttccaaaccaaaccaaataataaTTTGGCTTGGGAAAAATATGGGCCTCGTTTTGTGGGCCTCTCCAgatacttagattttttttttcaaagaagaataCTACATTCTTGGAGcctatcttttaaattttattctggtCTTCTGCCTTTCTTGACTTTCATAGTATTAGGCACACATCTTGTCCTCCATGAACTACAGTCAATGAATGCTAACCCCAAAGTACATTGTTTCTTCAACTTCCTTTTTGTCCTTGCTCCTGTGTTTCAGTTTTGCTTGTTGAAAACCATGGGAACCACAGAACTCAAAGGCTCCTCTAAAAGCACACATCATTGCTCTCTAAATGGGAAGAAACTAGAAGCTAAGCTACTTTACAAAGTCAAAGAGTTCTTTATAGCAAACCCTAACTAGAACCAGAATATCCCCCTGACTGTctcttttcaaattctttctcCATGGCTTTAAACccttttcaataaaattatttttctggaaagaaCTAGGGCTCTTCTGTACtggggtcctcaggcagtgcctTTTGAGTGATATTTTCTAGAGACAACTGCTGTTTGTTATAGAAGTTAAGTTAGAAAGACTGTCAGTTGTAACTCTGTGTCACCATGTAGGTAAGTGAtttaagacaaacaaatgaaaacttaatAAGAATTATTTGCACTCAAACAAACCAGCACATTACCACAGCTCTTAAATAAATTGTTCAATTTCAGCCAAACAGTTACTCAGTGGATAAAAAAAGGTACTGGTCAACTCAgtccaacaaataaaaaataaataaataaaataaaaataagttaaagaagCCCAAGTGCGTTTCCCCTTAACTATATTGAATATTATTGTTACTTTCTGGCACTGGGAATGGCATCCAGAACCTTGTATGTGTTGGCCAGTGTTCTCCTAATGAATTACACATCCAAACCTAGAATAATACAGTTCAGATCTGTCATATCACTAGCTTTTACTGATGACTCTGGTTAtaaagtcatttgttttattactattgatAGATGGGTCAATAATGCCCGGCCCCTTTTTCAGACACCTTGGAGATTACTCAGCTCTGTTTTCTACTTTATTCCTATAGGGGTCCCTaaatctttctctgctctctcccaaTACTTTTCTCCTTGGGGGAGGATAGATTTTTCAGTTTCagactctttcaaaaaaaaatgaagggaaagacTATGCTTTGTTTAGCTGTATGTGTAGGATTTAAAGAGACGTATCTTTCCTATCACTTGAGTCAGTATGATGTGATGGCCACTGTATATTTTAGAAAGCATAAATGTAAATGGGCACAGATATGTTTCCACAGCAGTTTACAACTCTGCATGGGCTTTATGATTCAGtggttttatatttcatatactaTTCAGAATGATCACTTTTTCTAATGGCACCAGTTTGCTCCTGTTATAGGAACAGCGACATTACATGTGCCTATGTTAAACAACATGATGCCTTGGAACCCAAAGTCCAACACagtacaaataaaacattttatttcttatttgtagATAGAATACAGCCAGGACTTCCCTAGGCATCACTCTCAGATATGGAGTGAAGAGTTGGCAGGCATACCCAGagtttttctatttattgttttatgacCAGCCATGGCAGTGAGAATGGTTTTTGAAAAACCACTCTGTTTATTTTCATCAACAAACATGGGGTCATGTGATCACTGTACCAACGTGATAGTCAAACATCCTAAACTTCCAAAGTCCATTCAGTTATCAAACTGCCTTCAAGAAATGCGGCTCTAGTTTTAACACACTCATGGGTTTCAGAGATCACTGGATTTTTTCAACAAGGGCTGTATATTTTAGAAAGCATAAATGAAGCAACCCCTGGAAGAAAGGTAGTGGGGAGAATGGATTCCACCCTGTCTGAGGGTGTTGAAAAGGCATAATGCTCCTAAGAATTCTTTAGTGACTATAGCCCACCTCCCCCTAACCCTGAGACTAGAATGCCTAGTCCATATTCTTGGAGGAAAGATGATGAAAATTATTGGTATCTTATCCCAAAGATACGATGTTAAAATTGATAGAAGAGCAGGAACATTTAATTATCTGTTTTGAAAGGTGTGAGTGGCCCCAGGGAATAAGATATAGAAGAAGGAAGTGTAGCTGAGGAGGGGGAGTGGCCCCTGCTAGCTCAGAGGCAAAGGCTGAGAGGGCAGCAGCTGGTAGGTTCCTAACAGGCTATGGTTAAATGGAGCAGTGAGATAAAGGGAAAGAATGGCCCCTTCAGTCTGATCATTTCCTTTTGTGAAGGTTCTGGGTAATTGGTCATCCACTACACTGAGCAGCCTCCCCCAGGCTTGGCCTAACAGATCTGATGACATCAGCTGCAAGCTGGGTGTATACTGAGGCCTAAGCTTCTCTCCTTATGGCCTCAGCCACTTTCTCACATCCCCCACCATCTCGAGAGGCCACACTTCAGCAAAACTTTCCCTATCAATGCAAATCCAAGCCTTCACAGTCCTGGCCAAGAGATAACATAACACCCCTGAGATTGATGCTATCAAATGAATAATAGGACCATGCTGATAAAGAACAATTCTCACTGCAAATCACATTTTGGGTTTCTCTTCCATATTCTCTACTGAACTATTTCCATTGGTGCTCAATTTGATTTCACCAGATAAGGAGAAAACAGTGCCAAACAACTTGATTTTAGTTCTGTATAATCAGTGAATGGGTTGTTTATATTTGGCTgggtctcttttccttttctagacCCCAACTGGAGGGAATTCTGTCACTATCCAATCGGTAACGATGTCTAGTTTGATGAACAAATATTGGGCTAGTGAAAAGCCCTCTGTTGAAAGTCCATAATTTCAAAGG
Proteins encoded in this window:
- the Pparg gene encoding peroxisome proliferator-activated receptor gamma isoform X2, giving the protein MIGVILTVGSTKRVEINVSTVGFRSALLWGCLTMPFVIYDMNSLMMGEDKIKFKHITPLQEQSKEVAIRIFQGCQFRSVEAVQEITEYAKNIPGFINLDLNDQVTLLKYGVHEIIYTMLASLMNKDGVLISEGQGFMTREFLKSLRKPFGDFMEPKFEFAVKFNALELDDSDLAIFIAVIILSGDRPGLLNVKPIEDIQDNLLQALELQLKLNHPESSQLFAKVLQKMTDLRQIVTEHVQLLHVIKKTETDMSLHPLLQEIYKDLY